From the Tripterygium wilfordii isolate XIE 37 chromosome 6, ASM1340144v1, whole genome shotgun sequence genome, one window contains:
- the LOC120000813 gene encoding probable E3 ubiquitin-protein ligase ARI8 isoform X1: MESDDEFYRMQDAAADSAEDDFYSGGDDALDSDDADVADYDFDNDSDDSDDILSHRNQQNYTILSETDICQRQEEDIQRISTVLSIPKVSASILLRFYCWSVSKVHDEWFADEEKVRKAVGLMEKPVVWFPDGREMTCGICFESYPREQLHAAACGHPFCHSCWTGYISTAINDGPGCLTLRCPDPCCGAAIGQDMISFLASGEDKGKYSRYFIRSYIEDNRKTKWCPAPGCDYAVDFVLGSGTYDVTCGCSYSFCWNCTEEAHRPVDCSTVSKWILKNSAESENMNWILANSKPCPKCKRPIEKNQGCMHITCTPPCKFEFCWLCLGAWSDHGERTGGFYACNRYETAKQEGVYDDAEKRREMAKNSLERYTHYYERWATNQSSRQKALADLQQMQIVHLEKLSDIQCQPESQLKFITEAWLQIVECRRVLKWTYAYGYYLPEYENAKRQFFEYLQGEAESGLERLHQCAEKELQVYLNGEGPSKDFNEFRTKLAGLTSVTRNYFENLVRALENGLSDVDAHGASSRTGSSRSLGGGSSRGRGGKSKGSTSRSSGPSRNTDDSSYWSCEHCTFANVKSATICQMCQQRR; the protein is encoded by the exons ATGGAATCGGACGATGAATTTTACAGGATGCAGGACGCGGCGGCCGATTCAGCTGAAGACGATTTCTATAGTGGCGGCGATGACGCCCTTGACAGTGATGATGCTGATGTTGCCGACTACGACTTCGACAACGATTCTGATGACTCCGATGATATCCTTTCCCATCGCAACCAG CAAAACTACACCATTTTGAGTGAAACGGATATCTGTCAACGTCAAGAAGAAGATATACAGAGGATATCTACCGTACTTTCCATTCCCAAGGTTTCGGCGAGCATCCTGCTTCGCTTCTACTGTTG GAGTGTCAGTAAAGTGCATGATGAATGGTTTGCTGATGAAGAAAAAGTTCGCAAGGCTGTTGGCTTAATGGAAAAGCCAGTGGTTTGGTTTCCAGATGGCAGAGAA ATGACTTGTGGAATTTGTTTTGAGAGTTATCCTCGTGAGCAGCTGCATGCTGCTGCATGCGGTCATCCTTTCTGTCATTCATGTTGGACAG GTTATATTAGCACTGCTATTAACGATGGTCCAGGATGTTTGACGTTGCGATGTCCTGATCCATGCTGTGGTGCTGCTATTGGTCAAGATATGATTAGTTTCTTAGCTTCTGGCGAAGACAAGGGGAAGTATTCTCGCTACTTCATTAGGTCTTACATTGAGGACAATAGAAAG ACCAAGTGGTGTCCTGCTCCAGGCTGTGATTATGCTGTGGATTTTGTTCTTGGCAGCGGAACCTATGATGTTACTTGTGGCTGCTCATATAGCTTTTGCTGGAAT TGTACGGAGGAAGCCCATCGTCCTGTGGATTGCAGCACTGTCTCCAAGTGGATACTGAAGAATAGTGCCGAGTCTGAGAATATGAACTG GATATTGGCTAATTCCAAGCCTTGTCCTAAATGTAAGCGGCCAATCGAGAAAAACCAAGGCTGTATGCATATTACATGCACACCACCCTGTAAATTTGAATTTTGCTG GCTTTGCCTTGGTGCATGGTCGGATCATGGTGAGAGGACTGGCGGTTTTTATGCATGTAATCGTTATGAGACAGCAAAGCAAGAGGGAGTG TATGATGATGCTGAGAAGCGAAGAGAGATGGCAAAAAATTCCCTAGAGAGATATACTCATTACTATGAACGATGGGCGACCAACCAATCA TCTCGACAAAAAGCATTGGCAGATCTACAACAAATGCAAATTGTGCAT CTTGAGAAGCTGAGTGACATACAGTGCCAACCTGAATCACAGCTAAAGTTCATAACAGAGGCCTGGCTTCAG ATAGTTGAATGCAGGCGAGTTCTTAAGTGGACATATGCCTATGGATATTACTTACCAGAGTACGAAAATGCCAAGAGGCAGTTCTTTGAGTACTTGCAAG GTGAGGCGGAGTCCGGATTAGAACGACTTCATCAATGTGCAGAAAAGGAGCTGCAGGTTTACCTAAATGGCGAGGGGCCTTCTAAAGATTTCAATGAATTTCGGACAAAGCTTGCTGGACTAACTAG TGTAACTCGCAACTACTTTGAGAATCTGGTCCGAGCCCTAGAGAATGGTTTATCAGATGTAGATGCCCATGGTGCCTCTAGCAGAACAGGAAGCTCAAGGAGCTTGGGAGGTGGGAGCAGTCGGGGGAGAGGTGGGAAGAGCAAGGGTTCAACATCCAGATCGAGCGGTCCCAGTAGAAATACAGATGATTCAAGCTACTGGTCTTGTGAGCACTGCACCTTTGCAAATGTCAAGTCGGCTACTATTTGTCAGATGTGCCAGCAACGTCGGTAG
- the LOC120000813 gene encoding probable E3 ubiquitin-protein ligase ARI8 isoform X3, translating to MESDDEFYRMQDAAADSAEDDFYSGGDDALDSDDADVADYDFDNDSDDSDDILSHRNQQNYTILSETDICQRQEEDIQRISTVLSIPKVSASILLRFYCWSVSKVHDEWFADEEKVRKAVGLMEKPVVWFPDGREMTCGICFESYPREQLHAAACGHPFCHSCWTGYISTAINDGPGCLTLRCPDPCCGAAIGQDMISFLASGEDKGKYSRYFIRSYIEDNRKTKWCPAPGCDYAVDFVLGSGTYDVTCGCSYSFCWNCTEEAHRPVDCSTVSKWILKNSAESENMNWILANSKPCPKCKRPIEKNQGCMHITCTPPCKFEFCWLCLGAWSDHGERTGGFYACNRYETAKQEGVYDDAEKRREMAKNSLERYTHYYERWATNQSSRQKALADLQQMQIVHLEKLSDIQCQPESQLKFITEAWLQIVECRRVLKWTYAYGYYLPEYENAKRQFFEYLQGEAESGLERLHQCAEKELQVYLNGEGPSKDFNEFRTKLAGLTSVLIQCNSQLL from the exons ATGGAATCGGACGATGAATTTTACAGGATGCAGGACGCGGCGGCCGATTCAGCTGAAGACGATTTCTATAGTGGCGGCGATGACGCCCTTGACAGTGATGATGCTGATGTTGCCGACTACGACTTCGACAACGATTCTGATGACTCCGATGATATCCTTTCCCATCGCAACCAG CAAAACTACACCATTTTGAGTGAAACGGATATCTGTCAACGTCAAGAAGAAGATATACAGAGGATATCTACCGTACTTTCCATTCCCAAGGTTTCGGCGAGCATCCTGCTTCGCTTCTACTGTTG GAGTGTCAGTAAAGTGCATGATGAATGGTTTGCTGATGAAGAAAAAGTTCGCAAGGCTGTTGGCTTAATGGAAAAGCCAGTGGTTTGGTTTCCAGATGGCAGAGAA ATGACTTGTGGAATTTGTTTTGAGAGTTATCCTCGTGAGCAGCTGCATGCTGCTGCATGCGGTCATCCTTTCTGTCATTCATGTTGGACAG GTTATATTAGCACTGCTATTAACGATGGTCCAGGATGTTTGACGTTGCGATGTCCTGATCCATGCTGTGGTGCTGCTATTGGTCAAGATATGATTAGTTTCTTAGCTTCTGGCGAAGACAAGGGGAAGTATTCTCGCTACTTCATTAGGTCTTACATTGAGGACAATAGAAAG ACCAAGTGGTGTCCTGCTCCAGGCTGTGATTATGCTGTGGATTTTGTTCTTGGCAGCGGAACCTATGATGTTACTTGTGGCTGCTCATATAGCTTTTGCTGGAAT TGTACGGAGGAAGCCCATCGTCCTGTGGATTGCAGCACTGTCTCCAAGTGGATACTGAAGAATAGTGCCGAGTCTGAGAATATGAACTG GATATTGGCTAATTCCAAGCCTTGTCCTAAATGTAAGCGGCCAATCGAGAAAAACCAAGGCTGTATGCATATTACATGCACACCACCCTGTAAATTTGAATTTTGCTG GCTTTGCCTTGGTGCATGGTCGGATCATGGTGAGAGGACTGGCGGTTTTTATGCATGTAATCGTTATGAGACAGCAAAGCAAGAGGGAGTG TATGATGATGCTGAGAAGCGAAGAGAGATGGCAAAAAATTCCCTAGAGAGATATACTCATTACTATGAACGATGGGCGACCAACCAATCA TCTCGACAAAAAGCATTGGCAGATCTACAACAAATGCAAATTGTGCAT CTTGAGAAGCTGAGTGACATACAGTGCCAACCTGAATCACAGCTAAAGTTCATAACAGAGGCCTGGCTTCAG ATAGTTGAATGCAGGCGAGTTCTTAAGTGGACATATGCCTATGGATATTACTTACCAGAGTACGAAAATGCCAAGAGGCAGTTCTTTGAGTACTTGCAAG GTGAGGCGGAGTCCGGATTAGAACGACTTCATCAATGTGCAGAAAAGGAGCTGCAGGTTTACCTAAATGGCGAGGGGCCTTCTAAAGATTTCAATGAATTTCGGACAAAGCTTGCTGGACTAACTAG TGTCCTCATACAGTGTAACTCGCAACTACTTTGA
- the LOC120000813 gene encoding probable E3 ubiquitin-protein ligase ARI8 isoform X2, with protein MESDDEFYRMQDAAADSAEDDFYSGGDDALDSDDADVADYDFDNDSDDSDDILSHRNQQNYTILSETDICQRQEEDIQRISTVLSIPKVSASILLRFYCWSVSKVHDEWFADEEKVRKAVGLMEKPVVWFPDGREMTCGICFESYPREQLHAAACGHPFCHSCWTGYISTAINDGPGCLTLRCPDPCCGAAIGQDMISFLASGEDKGKYSRYFIRSYIEDNRKTKWCPAPGCDYAVDFVLGSGTYDVTCGCSYSFCWNCTEEAHRPVDCSTVSKWILKNSAESENMNWILANSKPCPKCKRPIEKNQGCMHITCTPPCKFEFCWLCLGAWSDHGERTGGFYACNRYETAKQEGVYDDAEKRREMAKNSLERYTHYYERWATNQSLEKLSDIQCQPESQLKFITEAWLQIVECRRVLKWTYAYGYYLPEYENAKRQFFEYLQGEAESGLERLHQCAEKELQVYLNGEGPSKDFNEFRTKLAGLTSVTRNYFENLVRALENGLSDVDAHGASSRTGSSRSLGGGSSRGRGGKSKGSTSRSSGPSRNTDDSSYWSCEHCTFANVKSATICQMCQQRR; from the exons ATGGAATCGGACGATGAATTTTACAGGATGCAGGACGCGGCGGCCGATTCAGCTGAAGACGATTTCTATAGTGGCGGCGATGACGCCCTTGACAGTGATGATGCTGATGTTGCCGACTACGACTTCGACAACGATTCTGATGACTCCGATGATATCCTTTCCCATCGCAACCAG CAAAACTACACCATTTTGAGTGAAACGGATATCTGTCAACGTCAAGAAGAAGATATACAGAGGATATCTACCGTACTTTCCATTCCCAAGGTTTCGGCGAGCATCCTGCTTCGCTTCTACTGTTG GAGTGTCAGTAAAGTGCATGATGAATGGTTTGCTGATGAAGAAAAAGTTCGCAAGGCTGTTGGCTTAATGGAAAAGCCAGTGGTTTGGTTTCCAGATGGCAGAGAA ATGACTTGTGGAATTTGTTTTGAGAGTTATCCTCGTGAGCAGCTGCATGCTGCTGCATGCGGTCATCCTTTCTGTCATTCATGTTGGACAG GTTATATTAGCACTGCTATTAACGATGGTCCAGGATGTTTGACGTTGCGATGTCCTGATCCATGCTGTGGTGCTGCTATTGGTCAAGATATGATTAGTTTCTTAGCTTCTGGCGAAGACAAGGGGAAGTATTCTCGCTACTTCATTAGGTCTTACATTGAGGACAATAGAAAG ACCAAGTGGTGTCCTGCTCCAGGCTGTGATTATGCTGTGGATTTTGTTCTTGGCAGCGGAACCTATGATGTTACTTGTGGCTGCTCATATAGCTTTTGCTGGAAT TGTACGGAGGAAGCCCATCGTCCTGTGGATTGCAGCACTGTCTCCAAGTGGATACTGAAGAATAGTGCCGAGTCTGAGAATATGAACTG GATATTGGCTAATTCCAAGCCTTGTCCTAAATGTAAGCGGCCAATCGAGAAAAACCAAGGCTGTATGCATATTACATGCACACCACCCTGTAAATTTGAATTTTGCTG GCTTTGCCTTGGTGCATGGTCGGATCATGGTGAGAGGACTGGCGGTTTTTATGCATGTAATCGTTATGAGACAGCAAAGCAAGAGGGAGTG TATGATGATGCTGAGAAGCGAAGAGAGATGGCAAAAAATTCCCTAGAGAGATATACTCATTACTATGAACGATGGGCGACCAACCAATCA CTTGAGAAGCTGAGTGACATACAGTGCCAACCTGAATCACAGCTAAAGTTCATAACAGAGGCCTGGCTTCAG ATAGTTGAATGCAGGCGAGTTCTTAAGTGGACATATGCCTATGGATATTACTTACCAGAGTACGAAAATGCCAAGAGGCAGTTCTTTGAGTACTTGCAAG GTGAGGCGGAGTCCGGATTAGAACGACTTCATCAATGTGCAGAAAAGGAGCTGCAGGTTTACCTAAATGGCGAGGGGCCTTCTAAAGATTTCAATGAATTTCGGACAAAGCTTGCTGGACTAACTAG TGTAACTCGCAACTACTTTGAGAATCTGGTCCGAGCCCTAGAGAATGGTTTATCAGATGTAGATGCCCATGGTGCCTCTAGCAGAACAGGAAGCTCAAGGAGCTTGGGAGGTGGGAGCAGTCGGGGGAGAGGTGGGAAGAGCAAGGGTTCAACATCCAGATCGAGCGGTCCCAGTAGAAATACAGATGATTCAAGCTACTGGTCTTGTGAGCACTGCACCTTTGCAAATGTCAAGTCGGCTACTATTTGTCAGATGTGCCAGCAACGTCGGTAG
- the LOC120000129 gene encoding gamma-tubulin complex component 2 isoform X2, producing the protein MKMEAAPAPTPSSCPSTPRWNVERPFLTGRFHQETKATSRLAETRFSFDSFSPGLEKPIGCYDAAVQELIVIDDLLSALVGIEGRYISIKRIRGMENEITFLVDASMDLALQELAKRIFPLCKSFLLIDQFVESKSQFRNGLVNHAFAAALRALLLDYLAMVAQLEHQFRLGRLSIQGLWFYCQPMMGCMLALSTVIQKAAANSFTGSAVLNLLQSQSKAMAGDNAVRSLLEKMAQHASNAYLGILERWVYEGVIDDPYGEFFIAENKSLQKVPATENSKLTIFGSNHHYLECVKGAYEFASSELLNLMKEMYDLIGKLRSIKHYLLLDQGDFLVHFMDIARDELVKKLDEISVEKLQSLLDLALRSTAAAADPCHEDLTCCVEASSLLKRLAMLTDLGTKTVSDRNDIEEPISITGLETFTLSYKVQWPLSIVISRRALTKYQLIFRFLFHCKHAERQLCGAWQVHQGVRALNLHGTAISRSSLLCRSMLKFINSLLHYLTFEVLEPNWHVMHDRLQTAKSIDEVIQHHDFFLDKCLRECLLLLPELLKKVERLKSLCLQYAAAIQWLISSSIDIPKLDDSSDGSKQRKSPQAIKITTQNTTVTDSILKFEREFNAELQSLRPLLSTSSQAEPYLTHLAQCVLGIGNDQ; encoded by the exons ATGAAAATGGAGGCAGCTCCAGCTCCCACTCCCTCCTCATGCCCTTCAACGCCTCGTTGGAACGTCGAGAGACCCTTCCTTACGGGCCGATTCCACCag GAAACCAAGGCAACATCCCGGCTTGCTGAGACCAGGTTCTCCTTCGATTCTTTTAG CCCTGGCCTTGAAAAGCCCATAGGATGTTATGATGCTGCCGTTCAG GAGCTTATTGTTATTGATGATCTTCTTTCTGCATTGGTTGGAATTGAAGGACGGTACATTTCGATAAAAAGAATTCGAGGAATGGAAAATGAAATTACTTTCCTGGTTGATGCATCCATGGATTTAGCCCTCCAG GAATTGGCAAAAAGGATATTCCCTTTATGCAAGAGCTTTTTGTTGATTGACCAGTTTGTGGAATCGAAGTCACAATTTAGGAATGGCCTTGTGAACCATGCCTTTGCTGCTGCACTCAGGGCTCTTCTTCTT GATTATCTGGCCATGGTGGCACAGCTGGAACACCAGTTCCGTCTTGGAAGACTTTCTATACAAGGATTGTGGTTCTATTGTCAG CCCATGATGGGATGCATGCTAGCATTGTCCACGGTCATACAGAAGGCTGCAGCAAATAGTTTCACAGGTTCTGCAGTTCTTAACCTCTTGCAAAGCCAG TCTAAAGCAATGGCTGGTGATAATGCGGTGAGGTCGCTCCTAGAGAAGATGGCACAACATGCAAGCAATGCATACCTCGGCATTTTAGAAAG GTGGGTTTATGAAGGAGTGATTGATGATCCATATGGCGAATTTTTCATTGCAGAGAACAAATCCCTTCAAAAG GTGCCTGCTACAGAAAATTCTAAACTAACCATCTTTGGCTCAAACCATCATTATCTGGAGTGTGTAAAAGGAGCCTATGAATTCGCAAGCAGCGAGCTTCTAAATCTCATGAAAGAAATG TATGACCTAATCGGAAAGCTACGATCTATAAAGCACTATCTTCTACTTGATCAG GGTGATTTCTTGGTTCATTTTATGGATATAGCTCGAGATGAGCTAGTGAAAAAGCTGGATGAGATTTCAGTTGAGAAGTTGCAG TCTCTTCTAGACCTTGCCTTGCGCTCTACAGCAGCTGCGGCTGATCCCTGTCATGAGGACTTAACATGCTGTGTG GAAGCATCGTCTTTGCTCAAAAGACTGGCCATGCTCACAGATCTTGGAACTAAGACTGTCTCTGACCGTAATGATATAGAGGAGCCAATAAGCATTACTGGTCTGGAGACATTTACTTTGAGTTACAAG GTTCAGTGGCCATTGTCTATTGTCATATCAAGGAGAGCCTTGACAAAATACCAGCTGATTTTCCGCTTTCTTTTTCATTGTAAACATGCGGAACGCCAACTTTGCGGGGCATGGCAAGTGCATCAA GGAGTTCGTGCCCTTAATCTGCATGGAACGGCTATCTCTAGGTCCTCCTTGCTCTGTCGTAGTATGCTCAAATTCATTAATAGCCTTCTTCACTATTTAACATTTGAG GTTCTTGAACCCAACTGGCATGTGATGCATGATAGACTTCAAACTGCAAAGAGCATCGATGAG GTTATCCAACATCATGATTTTTTCCTTGATAAGTGTCTAAGAGAATGTCTGCTTCTTTTGCCTGAACTCTTAAAG AAGGTGGAGAGGTTGAAATCATTGTGTTTACAGTATGCAGCAGCAATTCAGTGGTTGATATCATCTTCCATTGACATTCCCAAGCTAGATGACTCATCTGATGGTTCAAAGCAAAGGAAATCACCTCAGGCAATTAAAATAACAACTCAAAATACAACAGTTACTGATTCTATACT CAAATTTGAAAGGGAATTCAATGCAGAGCTTCAGAGTCTAAGGCCATTGCTGAGCACTAGTTCCCAGGCAGAACCATATTTGACCCATCTTGCACAATGTGTTCTTGGTATTGGCAATGACCAGTAG
- the LOC120000129 gene encoding gamma-tubulin complex component 2 isoform X1 — protein MKMEAAPAPTPSSCPSTPRWNVERPFLTGRFHQETKATSRLAETRFSFDSFSPGLEKPIGCYDAAVQELIVIDDLLSALVGIEGRYISIKRIRGMENEITFLVDASMDLALQELAKRIFPLCKSFLLIDQFVESKSQFRNGLVNHAFAAALRALLLDYLAMVAQLEHQFRLGRLSIQGLWFYCQPMMGCMLALSTVIQKAAANSFTGSAVLNLLQSQSKAMAGDNAVRSLLEKMAQHASNAYLGILERWVYEGVIDDPYGEFFIAENKSLQKESLTQDYDAKFWRQRYSLKDAIPSFLANIAGTILTTGKYLNVMRECGHNVQVPATENSKLTIFGSNHHYLECVKGAYEFASSELLNLMKEMYDLIGKLRSIKHYLLLDQGDFLVHFMDIARDELVKKLDEISVEKLQSLLDLALRSTAAAADPCHEDLTCCVEASSLLKRLAMLTDLGTKTVSDRNDIEEPISITGLETFTLSYKVQWPLSIVISRRALTKYQLIFRFLFHCKHAERQLCGAWQVHQGVRALNLHGTAISRSSLLCRSMLKFINSLLHYLTFEVLEPNWHVMHDRLQTAKSIDEVIQHHDFFLDKCLRECLLLLPELLKKVERLKSLCLQYAAAIQWLISSSIDIPKLDDSSDGSKQRKSPQAIKITTQNTTVTDSILKFEREFNAELQSLRPLLSTSSQAEPYLTHLAQCVLGIGNDQ, from the exons ATGAAAATGGAGGCAGCTCCAGCTCCCACTCCCTCCTCATGCCCTTCAACGCCTCGTTGGAACGTCGAGAGACCCTTCCTTACGGGCCGATTCCACCag GAAACCAAGGCAACATCCCGGCTTGCTGAGACCAGGTTCTCCTTCGATTCTTTTAG CCCTGGCCTTGAAAAGCCCATAGGATGTTATGATGCTGCCGTTCAG GAGCTTATTGTTATTGATGATCTTCTTTCTGCATTGGTTGGAATTGAAGGACGGTACATTTCGATAAAAAGAATTCGAGGAATGGAAAATGAAATTACTTTCCTGGTTGATGCATCCATGGATTTAGCCCTCCAG GAATTGGCAAAAAGGATATTCCCTTTATGCAAGAGCTTTTTGTTGATTGACCAGTTTGTGGAATCGAAGTCACAATTTAGGAATGGCCTTGTGAACCATGCCTTTGCTGCTGCACTCAGGGCTCTTCTTCTT GATTATCTGGCCATGGTGGCACAGCTGGAACACCAGTTCCGTCTTGGAAGACTTTCTATACAAGGATTGTGGTTCTATTGTCAG CCCATGATGGGATGCATGCTAGCATTGTCCACGGTCATACAGAAGGCTGCAGCAAATAGTTTCACAGGTTCTGCAGTTCTTAACCTCTTGCAAAGCCAG TCTAAAGCAATGGCTGGTGATAATGCGGTGAGGTCGCTCCTAGAGAAGATGGCACAACATGCAAGCAATGCATACCTCGGCATTTTAGAAAG GTGGGTTTATGAAGGAGTGATTGATGATCCATATGGCGAATTTTTCATTGCAGAGAACAAATCCCTTCAAAAG GAAAGCCTCACACAGGATTATGATGCTAAGTTCTGGAGGCAACGCTACAGTTTAAAGGATGCAATTCCTAGTTTCCTTGCAAATATTGCTGGGACAATATTGACCACAGGGAAATATTTAAATGTCATGAGAGAATGCGGACACAACGTTCAG GTGCCTGCTACAGAAAATTCTAAACTAACCATCTTTGGCTCAAACCATCATTATCTGGAGTGTGTAAAAGGAGCCTATGAATTCGCAAGCAGCGAGCTTCTAAATCTCATGAAAGAAATG TATGACCTAATCGGAAAGCTACGATCTATAAAGCACTATCTTCTACTTGATCAG GGTGATTTCTTGGTTCATTTTATGGATATAGCTCGAGATGAGCTAGTGAAAAAGCTGGATGAGATTTCAGTTGAGAAGTTGCAG TCTCTTCTAGACCTTGCCTTGCGCTCTACAGCAGCTGCGGCTGATCCCTGTCATGAGGACTTAACATGCTGTGTG GAAGCATCGTCTTTGCTCAAAAGACTGGCCATGCTCACAGATCTTGGAACTAAGACTGTCTCTGACCGTAATGATATAGAGGAGCCAATAAGCATTACTGGTCTGGAGACATTTACTTTGAGTTACAAG GTTCAGTGGCCATTGTCTATTGTCATATCAAGGAGAGCCTTGACAAAATACCAGCTGATTTTCCGCTTTCTTTTTCATTGTAAACATGCGGAACGCCAACTTTGCGGGGCATGGCAAGTGCATCAA GGAGTTCGTGCCCTTAATCTGCATGGAACGGCTATCTCTAGGTCCTCCTTGCTCTGTCGTAGTATGCTCAAATTCATTAATAGCCTTCTTCACTATTTAACATTTGAG GTTCTTGAACCCAACTGGCATGTGATGCATGATAGACTTCAAACTGCAAAGAGCATCGATGAG GTTATCCAACATCATGATTTTTTCCTTGATAAGTGTCTAAGAGAATGTCTGCTTCTTTTGCCTGAACTCTTAAAG AAGGTGGAGAGGTTGAAATCATTGTGTTTACAGTATGCAGCAGCAATTCAGTGGTTGATATCATCTTCCATTGACATTCCCAAGCTAGATGACTCATCTGATGGTTCAAAGCAAAGGAAATCACCTCAGGCAATTAAAATAACAACTCAAAATACAACAGTTACTGATTCTATACT CAAATTTGAAAGGGAATTCAATGCAGAGCTTCAGAGTCTAAGGCCATTGCTGAGCACTAGTTCCCAGGCAGAACCATATTTGACCCATCTTGCACAATGTGTTCTTGGTATTGGCAATGACCAGTAG
- the LOC120000130 gene encoding ycf20-like protein — protein MASRVGVAVMQSRLFTMPNESSEGRCSTLGICCMIPNWNNEPSFSGQTSTISIKSVPFRRKSSRTSRHDWKTGFALDTGGVSGDGAQEGLNGNNSDLGSTRLGRIVSAGGRQLLEKLNTARKNFPMKIFLLLLGFYTANALATILGQTGDWDVLVAGVVVAAIEGIGMLMYRKPPSLSAERLQSFVVLMNYWKAGVCLGLFVDAFKLGS, from the exons ATGGCCTCTCGTGTTGGAGTGGCAGTGATGCAGTCTCGTTTGTTCACGATGCCGAATGAAAGCTCTGAAGGCCGATGTTCTACCCTTGGAATTTGCTGTATGATACCAAATTGGAACAATGAACCAAGTTTTAGTGGCCAAACTTCAACGATTAGTATAAAGTCTGTGCCTTTTCGTAGAAAGAG TTCCCGGACAAGTAGACATGATTGGAAGACTGGCTTTGCCTTAGACACTGGTGGGGTTTCTGGTGATGGTGCACAAGAGGGCCTCAACGGAAACAACTCTGATCTTGGCAGCACTCGATTGGGCAGGATAGTTAGTGCAGGGGGCCGGCAACTTTTGGAGAAGCTGAACACAGCTAGAAAGAACTTTCCCATGAAGATATTCCTCCTCCTATTGGGTTTCTACACGGCAAATGCACTTGCTACAATTCTTGGACAGACCGGTGACTGGGATGTACTTGTTGCTGGTGTTGTAGTTGCTGCCATTGAAGGAATTGGTATGCTTATGTATAGAAAACCCCCTTCTCTGTCGGCGGAGAGGTTGCAGTCATTCGTGGTGTTAATGAACTATTGGAAAGCTGGTGTGTGCTTGGGACTGTTTGTAGATGCTTTTAAGTTAGGTAGTTAA